The Arthrobacter oryzae DNA window GGGCCTGCCGGTGGTGCCGGAGGTGTAGATGATCGTCGCCACGTCGGTAAGCGAAGCCTGGCTCCTGCGGGCTTCCAGGTCGTCGTCACTGACTGCGGTTCCGGCGGCGCGGAGTTCGTCCAGCCCCGCGCCCTCCAACTGCCAGACGTGGGCCAGGGAGGACAGCCCCTCGGACGTGGCGGCCTGCCGGATGACGTCCTCGTGGTGCGCCGACTCGCCGAACGCGGCAACGGCCCCTGAATCGCCCAGGTTCCAGGCAACCTGGCTGGGCGAGGATGTTTCGTAGATGGGCACGGAGACGCCGCCGGCGAACCAGATGGCAAAATCCACCAGCGCCCATTCATACCGTGTGCGGGACATGATGCCCACGCGGTCGCCGGCCGCGACGCCGCTGGCCATAAGGCCCTTGGCAAGCACGCGGACGTCGGCGAGGAAATCGGTGGCGGAAATGTCCTGCCACTGTCCGGCGGCATCGAGCCGCGAATACAGGGAAGGGTTCGAGGCCTTGGCGGCCTGCCGCAGCACCAGGTCGGTGATGTTGGTTTCCGGGGGTACATTCACCAAGGGCGGAACACTGAATTCGCGCACGATAGCTCCTTTGTTATCCATAGACCCGCAGGGGGTACTGCTAACACTAGTACGCCAGCTGCGGAGGTGTGTTCTGTTTCACCTACTGGCGAGTAACTTTACGGTTAAGGGCCCGGCAGCCGCCACCCCCGGCCCTACGGCAGGCGTGTCCCGCGGGCGGGCCGCGCCGGAATATAAGGGGCGGGCAATAGAATGGGGAACCATGCATACTCCTTCGCCCGGCGCCGCGCCCAGACCCTTTCGACGGACGGCCGCCTGGCGGCGCAGGAAGCCTGCGGGGCAGGAAGTGCTGGCAGCAAGCCAGACCTTCCGTGAGCACCTCCGGCTGGGGCGCAAGGGCCTGGCCATCGGCGTCGATATCGGGGGCACCAAGGTTGCCGCCGGCGTAGTGGATGCCGACGGCAGGATCCTGAGCCAGGCAAGGCGCTCCACTCCGGGGAACGACCCCCGGGCAGTGGAACAGGTGATTGTGGAACTCGTGGAGGAGCTGAGCCGCGGCCACCGCATCTGGTCAGTGGGAATCGGCGCGGCCGGCTGGATGGACCTCGACGGCGGGACGGTGCTGTTCAGCCCGCACCTCGCCTGGCGCAATGAGCCCCTGCGGGACAACCTCCAGCGCCTGCTGCGCCGGCCGGTCCTCCTGACGAACGACGCCGACGCCGCCGCATGGGCGGAGTGGCGCTTTGGTGCCGGGCAGGGACAGAACCGGCTCGTGTGCATCACGCTCGGCACCGGCATCGGCGGTGCCATGGTGATGGACGGCCGGGTGGAGCGCGGACGTTTTGGCGTCGCGGGCGAATTCGGCCACCAGATCATCATGCCCGGCGGCCACCGCTGCGAATGCGGCAACCGCGGCTGCTGGGAACAATACGCATCCGGAAACGCCCTCGGCCGCGAAGCCCGCGAGCTGGCTGCCGCCAATTCGCCGGTTGCACAGGAACTCCTGAAGGCCGTGGACGGGCAGGTGGACCGGATTACCGGAGTCATCGTGACGGAACTGGCCAAGGCGGGGGACCCCACCTCCCGGGAACTGCTGGAGGACGTCGGAGAGTGGCTGGGGCTGGGGCTCGCCAACCTGGCGGCCGCATTGGATCCGGGCAAGTTCGTGATCGGCGGAGGCCTGTGCGACGCCGGCGAACTGCTGGTGGCGCCGGCCCGGAAGGCTTTTGCCCGGAACCTGACCGGCCGCGGATTCCGTCCGGCAGCCGAAATTGCCTTGGCAGCGCTGGGGCCCAACGCCGGGCTGATCGGCGCCGCAGACCTGTCCCGGGTCAGCAGCCGGATGCACGGCTAACCGGGAAGTCAGCAGCCCTCAGCCGGACAGTTAAACCCGGGCGCCGTCGTCGTGCTCGTCCTTTTCCTGCGGCAGCTGCATGATCAGGTAGATCACCGACAGCACGAAGGCAGCGACAATTCCCAAAATTGCCATCAGTGGCGCCGAGCGCCAGAACATGGCGGCGAGGACCAGGGCGACGGGTCCGCCCACTGCCCCCAGCCAGGCCAGCATGGTGAGGGGATCGGTGCCGGCCAGGCTCGGCGGTTCTTCCGGAATGAACGGCTCGTCGTCCTCGGCCTCATAGTCGCGCGGTCCGTTGACTGCGCGTGCGCTGTCCGTTGCTGCGTTGTCCCTTCCGGTGTCATCCGCGCCCGGGAGCGGCGCCCGCGCAGCAGCCTGCCGTTCGGATGCCGAGGGCTCGGCCGGAGCGGTGCCGGAGAGGCCCAGCGGATCGAAGTCGCGGAAGGGCCGTCTCCGGGGTCCGCCATCATCCCCGGCCGGAGCGGGCGTGTCGGTGGCCGGGGCGTCCGAGCCCTCGAGCCGGGCAACCAGGTCGAGCCATACGGCATCGTCCTGGTTGGCGCTTTGGTCCGAGGAGTTGGAGTCGGATCTGGTCATCGGCTGTGTCCTTCAGGGCTGGCAGGGGAAGCGTCGATGTTTCCGGCAACACCGTGTCCGGACACGACCGCGCGGATGAAGTCCGCGGTCCCGCTGAAGATCCGGTCGGCATCATGGTCCAGGGTGGCCACGTGGTAGCTGTTTTCCAAGGCAGTCACCTGCAACGGGGCGTTGGTGAGGCCCCGGCGCAGAGCCAGGATGCTCGAGTCGGACACCACATGGTCCACTGTGGAGCGGAACACGCGCACGGGTGCGGTGATCCGCGGAAGCAGCCGCCGGGTGTCCTTGAACATCTTGTTGAGCTCGTGGGCCGCCGCCACCGGTGTCCGCGGGTAGGCGCCCTCGTCCGTGTCCGGTTTGAGGATGTCGTTCGCGATGGCCGGCGTGCTTTTCATGACCAGCTTCAGGATTCCGGCAAGCGGCGCCCGGGGATCGTCAATGACCAGGCCCGGGTTGACCACAATCGTGCCCGCCACCGGGCGCAGCGCCGCCACCCTCAGGGCCAGGGCCCCTCCCATGGACAGGCCGGCCGAAAACACATGGTCGCATTCCGCTTCGAGCTCCAGGTAGGCGGCGTCGTAGGCGGCATACCAGTCCTGCCAGCGGGTCCTGGCAAGTTCCTGCCAGCTGGTGCCGTGCCCCGGCAGGAGGGGCATCCGCACGGCAAAGCCGGCCTCGGCCAGCGATTGGGCCCAGGCCCGCACGCCGTGCGGGCTTCCGGTAAAGCCGTGGGAAACCGCAACGCCGATCGATGGCCCGTCGCCGGTGAAAGGGGTACTCAAAGTGCTGTGGTCGGCGATGCTCATGATGTCTCCGAAGGTACGTGATGCGGCGCGTGCTTGTGGAAGAAGATGGTCGAATCCTTGAAGATCGCAGGGGCGTCGTTGTCCAGCGTGGCCACATGTCCGCTGTGGGGCAGTGGCACCACCTGAAGCTCGGCCGAGCCCAGCCGGCGCCGGATCATTTCAAGGGAGGTCGGCGGCACGACGTCGTCCGTGTCCGACTTGAACACCAGGACCGGGGCGGTGACACGGGGCAATCCACGGCGGGTGGCAGCGAAAAGCTTCTTCAGCTGGTGGACAGCGGCCAGCGGAGTCTGCGAATAGTCGCCGTCGTCAGTGACGGCCGCGGTGGGGTTGGCCTCCACGATCGGCAGGGTGGTCCGCTGGAAGTACTTCAGGATGCCGATGACCCGAACCCTGCGGTCGTAGAAGCTGAGCCCGGGATTGACCACGACCACGCCGGCCACAGGGTGGCGGGACGCGGTGCGCAGGGCGACGGCGCCGCCCATGGAGAGCCCGGCTACGTAGCAGGTGTCGGTCCGGTCCGCGAGTTCGAGATAGGCGGCCTCAAACGCTCCGGACCAGTCACGCCAGCCCGAACGGGCCAGCTCGCGCCAGTCAGTCCCGTGCCCGGGCAGGAGGGGGACGGAGACGGCGAACCCCTGCTCCGCGAGGTGCAGGGCCCATGGCATGACGCTGAGTGGACTCCCGGTGAAACCGTGGCAAATGGCAACGCCGATCCGGGAGTTGGGTCCATGGCCGGGGTAGCTGAAAGCGGCAGGCACCGTCGGTTTGCTGCTTTCTCTCATATGCCCATCGTGTCATCATTCGGCACAAATCTCACTAGAGTAGGGTTGCATTGAAGTCCTGGCCGGACCCGACGGAGGGCCGGCCAGACGC harbors:
- a CDS encoding ROK family glucokinase, whose amino-acid sequence is MHTPSPGAAPRPFRRTAAWRRRKPAGQEVLAASQTFREHLRLGRKGLAIGVDIGGTKVAAGVVDADGRILSQARRSTPGNDPRAVEQVIVELVEELSRGHRIWSVGIGAAGWMDLDGGTVLFSPHLAWRNEPLRDNLQRLLRRPVLLTNDADAAAWAEWRFGAGQGQNRLVCITLGTGIGGAMVMDGRVERGRFGVAGEFGHQIIMPGGHRCECGNRGCWEQYASGNALGREARELAAANSPVAQELLKAVDGQVDRITGVIVTELAKAGDPTSRELLEDVGEWLGLGLANLAAALDPGKFVIGGGLCDAGELLVAPARKAFARNLTGRGFRPAAEIALAALGPNAGLIGAADLSRVSSRMHG
- a CDS encoding alpha/beta hydrolase, with translation MSIADHSTLSTPFTGDGPSIGVAVSHGFTGSPHGVRAWAQSLAEAGFAVRMPLLPGHGTSWQELARTRWQDWYAAYDAAYLELEAECDHVFSAGLSMGGALALRVAALRPVAGTIVVNPGLVIDDPRAPLAGILKLVMKSTPAIANDILKPDTDEGAYPRTPVAAAHELNKMFKDTRRLLPRITAPVRVFRSTVDHVVSDSSILALRRGLTNAPLQVTALENSYHVATLDHDADRIFSGTADFIRAVVSGHGVAGNIDASPASPEGHSR
- a CDS encoding alpha/beta hydrolase, giving the protein MRESSKPTVPAAFSYPGHGPNSRIGVAICHGFTGSPLSVMPWALHLAEQGFAVSVPLLPGHGTDWRELARSGWRDWSGAFEAAYLELADRTDTCYVAGLSMGGAVALRTASRHPVAGVVVVNPGLSFYDRRVRVIGILKYFQRTTLPIVEANPTAAVTDDGDYSQTPLAAVHQLKKLFAATRRGLPRVTAPVLVFKSDTDDVVPPTSLEMIRRRLGSAELQVVPLPHSGHVATLDNDAPAIFKDSTIFFHKHAPHHVPSETS